A DNA window from Trypanosoma brucei brucei TREU927 chromosome 11 chr11_scaffold01 genomic scaffold, whole genome shotgun sequence contains the following coding sequences:
- a CDS encoding U3 small nucleolar ribonucleoprotein IMP3, with product MVRDTSRHVSVVKSRPTKEAVKEQETALKRSKRSKFTPKSSHSKGNPIHRTLKYHEKKLLRKHDFMQYPQDNWHEPFCITKYHLEDREDYRRYLRLVGLIRQLLTHLRYLPADSKIRIQITQQILDKLYAMGLINEKLGLAEVDKVGVEVFCKRRLPTVLRDLNMAPNCKIAADFVHHGHVRVGTSQIRDPAFLVPRDLEDYVTWMPGSKVKQHVDTFNVQRDDYE from the coding sequence ATGGTGCGGGACACGAGTCGACATGTGTCTGTTGTAAAATCCAGACCAACCAAGGAGGCGGTGAAGGAGCAGGAAACAGCTTTGAAGCGCAGTAAGCGCAGCAAATTCACACCGAAATCTTCCCACAGTAAAGGGAACCCTATCCACAGAACGTTGAAGTATCATGAGAAGAAGCTCCTCCGCAAGCATGATTTCATGCAATACCCGCAAGACAATTGGCACGAGCCCTTCTGTATTACAAAATATCATTTAGAGGATCGTGAAGATTACCGCCGTTACCTGCGTCTAGTGGGACTCATTCGACAACTGTTGACACATCTTCGCTACCTCCCAGCTGATAGTAAGATACGGATACAAATAACGCAACAGATTCTGGACAAACTTTATGCTATGGGTTTGATTAACGAAAAACTTGGACTTGCTGAGGTTGACAAGGTCGGTGTCGAAGTATTTTGTAAGCGGCGGCTTCCAACAGTTCTCCGTGATCTTAACATGGCTCCTAACTGCAAGATTGCGGCAGATTTTGTGCATCATGGCCATGTGAGAGTAGGAACTTCTCAAATTAGGGACCCCGCGTTTCTTGTTCCAAGAGACTTGGAGGATTACGTCACGTGGATGCCCGGTTCAAAGGTGAAGCAACACGTGGACACATTTAACGTACAGCGGGACGATTACGAGTAA
- a CDS encoding small GTPase, putative: MSERYQQLMKLIVVGDSGTGKSSLLHRFVEDTFSEERAQTIGVEFGSKIIELSGRRIKLQIWDTAGQERYKSVTRSYYRGAVGCLIVYDITERTSYESVPQWLNDVRQLAGPDVVVMLIGNKSDMSKNRAVQHNEASLFALENKLLHFETSASTGEFVTDAFLKVAKTGLSLGTDDNDGENGHAETLYDGPKRFSCAC, translated from the coding sequence ATGTCAGAGAGATATCAACAGTTAATGAAGTTAATTGTTGTTGGAGATAGCGGCACAGGTAAATCGTCTCTTTTACACCGCTTTGTTGAGGACACATTTTCAGAGGAACGAGCGCAAACTATTGGTGTTGAGTTTGGATCAAAGATTATTGAGTTATCAGGACGTAGGATCAAATTGCAAATATGGGATACAGCCGGTCAAGAAAGATACAAATCAGTTACAAGAAGTTATTACAGGGGAGCAGTTGGCTGCCTCATTGTGTATGACATTACAGAACGCACCTCCTATGAAAGTGTTCCACAGTGGCTGAACGACGTTCGGCAACTTGCAGGACCGGATGTAGTTGTCATGCTGATTGGAAACAAGAGTGACATGTCAAAAAATAGAGCCGTTCAACATAACGAGGCTTCTTTGTTTGCCCTAGAGAACAAACTACTCCATTTTGAGACGTCTGCTTCCACCGGCGAGTTTGTGACTGatgcttttttaaaagtagCCAAAACTGGTTTGAGTTTGGGCACCGATGACAACGACGGGGAAAATGGGCATGCAGAAACTTTGTATGATGGTCCGAAACGGTTTTCGTGTGCTTGTTAG
- a CDS encoding kinesin, putative: protein MGSSVTVCCLVEVSICRVGSFRSGFNMSKKHQGAENIRVVIRCRNLLGFETERGDKALVRLDLATNQVIVQHPIGDADVFAFDAVYNNTYTQRDLFLQEVQPLVEAVLQGYNATVFAYGQSGSGKTHTMTGKLNDQEMWGMMPQVVNHLFNEIKKLTSATRTYKVKVSYIELYNGKSRDLLSAKQGNLEIKQNMAKNFYVKGAEMPEVTNFGEALRWFNAGTDRRQTASTDLNDNSSRSHSLFTLQVEQFDFEQDPSAPIVLTSKINLVDLAGSEKLSKTNATGETAKEGCNINLSLSALATVIDTIVKGGKHIPYRGSPLTMLLKDSLGGNAKTVMFANIGPSDKNISETISTLRFALRAKEIENKPIKNLDPKDARIQDLLDQIADLKSRMGDVDLNKEDQLKQRIEELEIENADLRGGSDKNNLELEENCRNLQAQLEKVNEALVEKQKEVAKEVDARAMVEWNLQNETSHVQDLRSVAINFIRRVCSESQLKDIRAKMPQDGSYNVKDETWDVKEIRFCLDEFTAMYESMRTSSYTREDLEQYAQKAAVSLQEQAQRQLHEAVRSRDELARQRQEDSAKRAAESELLSQLKVEVNSLKDENAKLRDKIERDQERIKAKVAKSKEEYKTVAEQLERTKSVVTEKERDIERLKKMLEESGSSTPGNTQSAWATSEERANLLRMLEEEKNARKDLESCVRETNVSLRRYGVCISQSKAPATSEGESAAENAEAFILQAASEEPIDGDLYSQFQQQIRVMQRLTQLRHQQQKKLGDMVKKYELLKTGKVTSNHVAPPGAAAQGGGVDETTAQQIKELLRKKDDEIERITQEKEKTCDKIVKKLNKSEMKIRELETALEEERAQFTEERQVLDSENQELQKFNQQLSVEVEMLRAQLNVVKEEMSSLERAKAAELERWKEEEEDYNTRINEMRSSMSAYDELQKSYDRLQQQLQHAEAALKEKTDNLENNRQIIKWSNSLLSAEKEKVEQMEMMMKRQEEEMRRHEEQLRSEMVDEINKQVVANNRRLQDQAAQFQDIISQEQEKQKSIVKKVKAARKDAQKAAQRYDEMILENESLLSKLEELKVNSMRIFLEKQEAQRELDALRPSRVAATRRL, encoded by the coding sequence ATGGGTTCAAGTGTTACTGTCTGTTGTCTCGTGGAAGTTAGCATTTGTAGGGTCGGCTCATTCAGGAGTGGGTTTAACATGTCTAAGAAACACCAAGGGGCGGAGAACATTCGGGTGGTTATTCGCTGCCGTAATCTGTTGGGATTTGAAACAGAGAGGGGTGACAAGGCCCTTGTGCGGCTTGATCTTGCTACTAACCAGGTTATCGTGCAGCATCCAATTGGTGACGCTgatgtttttgcatttgaTGCCGTATATAACAACACTTACACCCAGCGTGATCTCTTTCTGCAGGAGGTGCAGCCGCTTGTTGAAGCGGTTTTGCAAGGGTATAACGCAACGGTCTTTGCTTATGGACAGTCTGGCTCCGGTAAGACACACACAATGACTGGTAAACTGAATGATCAGGAAATGTGGGGTATGATGCCGCAGGTTGTAAATCACCTCTTCAACGAGATCAAGAAACTTACGTCAGCAACAAGAACGTACAAAGTAAAGGTCTCTTATATAGAATTGTATAACGGCAAATCGCGCGACCTCCTTTCAGCTAAACAGGGTAATCTTGAGATTAAACAGAATATGGCGAAAAACTTCTACGTCAAGGGTGCGGAGATGCCGGAGGTGACGAACTTTGGTGAGGCTCTTCGTTGGTTTAACGCTGGAACGGATCGTCGACAGACCGCATCAACGGACCTTAACGATAATAGCAGTCGATCGCACTCGCTATTTACCCTCCAGGTGGAACAGTTTGACTTTGAACAGGATCCCAGCGCACCGATAGTTCTCACGAGCAAAATTAACCTCGTGGACCTTGCTGGGTCGGAGAAGCTAAGTAAGACAAACGCTACCGGAGAAACCGCAAAGGAGGGTTGCAACATTAACTTGTCACTTTCTGCGCTGGCAACTGTCATCGACACTATTGTGAAGGGAGGCAAGCACATTCCCTACCGTGGATCGCCCTTGACGATGCTCCTGAAGGACTCGTTAGGTGGAAACGCGAAGACTGTTATGTTTGCTAACATTGGTCCTTCGGACAAGAATATTTCCGAAACTATATCCACTCTTAGATTTGCTCTTCGAGCGAAGGAGATCGAGAACAAACCTATCAAGAACTTGGACCCAAAGGATGCACGCATCCAAGACTTACTTGACCAAATTGCAGATCTGAAGAGTCGCATGGGAGATGTTGATCTCAACAAAGAGGACCAACTTAAACAGCGCATAGAGGAACTAGAGATTGAAAATGCGGATCTCCGTGGGGGTAGTGACAAGAACAATCTCGAACTTGAAGAAAATTGCCGGAACCTTCAGGCACAATTGGAGAAAGTAAATGAAGCGCTTGTAGAGAAGCAGAAAGAGGTTGCGAAGGAGGTAGACGCCCGTGCGATGGTGGAGTGGAATCTTCAAAATGAAACGAGCCATGTTCAGGACTTGCGCTCTGTTGCTATTAATTTTATCAGGCGGGTCTGTTCAGAGAGTCAGTTGAAAGATATACGCGCCAAAATGCCCCAGGATGGTTCGTATAACGTTAAGGACGAAACATGGGACGTGAAAGAGATACGGTTCTGCCTTGACGAGTTCACTGCAATGTACGAATCAATGAGAACATCGTCGTACACGCGGGAGGACTTGGAGCAATACGCACAGAAGGCAGCGGTGAGCCTCCAAGAACAGGCACAGCGGCAACTCCATGAGGCTGTGCGCTCCCGTGATGAGTTGGCGCGGCAGCGCCAGGAGGACTCTGCTAAGCGGGCTGCTGAAAGTGAGTTACTCTCGCAGCTGAAGGTGGAGGTTAATTCTCTCAAGGATGAAAACGCGAAGTTGCGCGATAAGATTGAGCGCGATCAGGAACGGATTAAAGCCAAGGTGGCTAAGAGTAAAGAGGAATATAAGACAGTGGCGGAGCAGTTGGAGCGCACCAAGTCCGTGGTaacagagaaggagagggacaTAGAGCGGTTGAAGAAGATGCTCGAAGAAAGTGGTAGCAGCACGCCGGGAAACACGCAGTCAGCGTGGGCTACCAGCGAGGAACGCGCCAATCTCTTGCGAAtgttggaggaggagaaaaatgcaaggaaGGATTTAGAGTCGTGTGTGAGGGAGACGAACGTTTCGCTTCGTCGGTACGGTGTGTGTATCAGCCAGTCCAAAGCTCCTGCAACTAGTGAGGGTGAATCCGCTGCCGAGAATGCCGAAGCCTTCATTCTCCAGGCTGCATCTGAAGAGCCTATTGACGGTGACCTCTATTCTCAGTTCCAGCAGCAGATACGAGTGATGCAGCGCCTGACACAACTTCGtcaccagcagcagaagaaacTAGGCGATATGGTAAAGAAATACGAGCTCCTCAAGACAGGAAAGGTAACCTCGAATCACGTCGCCCCGCCCGGAGCTGCGGCGCAAGGGGGTGGTGTGGATGAAACAACGGCTCAGCAAATCAAAGAGTTACTGCGGAAGAAAGATGATGAAATTGAACGGAtaacacaagaaaaggagaagacCTGTGATAAGATTGTGAAAAAACTGAACAAAAGTGAAATGAAAATAAGGGAGTTGGAGACAGCACTCGAAGAGGAACGTGCACAATTTACAGAGGAGCGTCAGGTGCTGGATAGTGAGAATCAGGAACTTCAGAAATTCAACCAGCAGCTGTCCGTAGAAGTGGAGATGCTTCGTGCTCAGCTGAATGTTGTTAAGGAGGAGATGTCCTCTTTGGAGCGAGCGAAGGCGGCTGAGTTGGAGCGgtggaaagaggaggaagaggactACAACACGCGGATTAATGAAATGCGTTCCAGCATGTCTGCGTACGATGAGCTGCAAAAGAGCTATGATCgcttgcagcagcaactccAGCACGCGGAGGCTGCACTGAAAGAGAAGACTGACAATCTCGAAAATAATAGGCAGATTATTAAGTGGTCGAATTCCCTCCTTTCtgcggagaaggagaaggtggagcaaatggaaatgatgatgaagcgacaggaggaggagatgcgCCGGCATGAGGAGCAACTTCGCTCTGAAATGGTGGATGAGATCAATAAGCAGGTGGTGGCGAACAACCGCCGCCTACAGGACCAGGCCGCCCAGTTTCAGGATATTATTTCtcaagaacaagaaaaacagaagtCTATCGTAAAGAAGGTTAAAGCCGCAAGAAAAGACGCCCAAAAAGCAGCGCAACGGTACGATGAGATGATTCTGGAGAATGAGTCACTGTTGTCCAAGCTGGAGGAGTTGAAGGTGAACTCTATGCGTATTTTCTTGGAAAAACAGGAGGCACAAAGGGAGCTGGACGCGTTACGTCCGTCACGAGTCGCCGCGACGCGGCGTCTCTGA
- a CDS encoding ubiquitin-conjugating enzyme E2, putative produces MSTDRSSRRKEMDFMKLMNGPRKVHPSDSVSEFWVEFCGPEGTPYEDGVWYIHVQLPAEYPFKSPSIGFSNRIFHPNVDESSGSVCLDVINQTWTPMYELHNIFDVFLPQLLRYPNASDPLNSAAASKLIHDPIGYVTFVQDHVAEYATRRVALQSIPSGFRPQGNGASSAAEVKNNISSEEDSTATPKGLTEITTPHVVSEGGEEEEYEPDAIDI; encoded by the coding sequence ATGTCCACTGACCGTTCATCTCGTCGCAAGGAAATGGACTTCATGAAACTCATGAATGGTCCGCGAAAGGTGCACCCATCGGACTCCGTCTCCGAGTTTTGGGTGGAGTTTTGTGGTCCTGAGGGAACTCCATACGAAGATGGCGTATGGTACATCCACGTGCAACTTCCCGCAGAGTATCCCTTCAAATCTCCATCCATCGGTTTTAGCAATCGTATTTTCCATCCAAATGTGGATGAGTCGAGCGGTTCTGTTTGCCTCGATGTAATTAACCAAACATGGACACCGATGTATGAACTTCACAACATTTTTGATGTGTTCCTCCCGCAGCTGCTACGGTACCCTAATGCCTCTGATCCCTTAAACTCTGCGGCTGCAAGTAAGTTAATTCACGACCCTATTGGCTACGTTACATTTGTGCAAGATCACGTAGCGGAGTATGCAACACGGAGGGTTGCACTGCAAAGTATTCCTTCAGGTTTCCGGCCTCAGGGTAACGGCGCGTCCTCAGCAGCGGAGGTTAAAAATAACATATCCAGTGAGGAGGATTCCACCGCTACTCCTAAAGGACTGACAGAAATCACAACTCCGCATGTTGTAAGtgaaggaggggaggaagaggagtatGAACCTGACGCAATTGACATCTAA
- a CDS encoding phosphatase, putative produces MSRDPPGEGGESSPVCADMSIDKFSILTPEKQTFKKKDQSKVDGFLDRMRQRIHCTFCGGAKCKHENWESLKEKRYKTAIEGLISSWVGDDVIASQRPSTSLFRKYSLIEQFREKRITGVLNLQEKGEHASCGPDGIYASTGYSYSGEQDLMRHQISYYEFPWPDMTAPKQDIVLRSVQVMDSHVKKSGKVLVHCHAGLGRTGLMIACYLLYAQKMPSADVIELVRQMRPGAIQTSRQVKFIHDFESHLWRLSHTFRVEVSESALDIDLFLKKQRLLLHGDHADSYRFIPMTIHLILCQLLNLTKANPSNSELSVKSLGSGRLPEGSALNDVRRSINRRTFDATSVNDVKLLSYLVWDWFKSLSFPVLTPDEASAIVAYMRQPPGERIALPTFIRTTLRLSVVQTLGMVLSAYHIICLNIKESLKVRALRCLTDSFTTVRDGVTVRGEPGTFGLLYEFFVDWARLDQGGCFDLGGAGYQDHTISGIAEESADVL; encoded by the coding sequence ATGTCGCGCGATCCGCCAGGGGAAGGGGGTGAGTCGTCGCCCGTCTGTGCCGACATGAGTATAGATAAGTTTTCTATTCTAACTCCAGAGAAGCAAACCTTCAAGAAGAAAGACCAATCCAAAGTGGACGGCTTTCTTGACAGGATGCGCCAAAGGATTCATTGCACCTTTTGTGGTGGCGCGAAGTGCAAGCACGAGAATTGGGAATCCTTGAAGGAGAAGCGATACAAGACGGCAATCGAGGGACTGATATCAAGTTGGGTGGGAGACGATGTAATTGCAAGCCAAAGGCCGTCAACATCTCTCTTCAGAAAGTATTCGCTTATTGAGCAGTTTCGAGAAAAACGAATCACCGGTGTGTTAAATTTGCAGGAGAAAGGTGAACACGCGAGTTGCGGTCCCGACGGTATCTACGCATCGACAGGATATAGCTACAGCGGTGAGCAAGACCTTATGAGGCACCAGATTAGTTACTACGAATTCCCTTGGCCTGATATGACGGCCCCGAAACAGGACATTGTACTACGTAGTGTCCAAGTAATGGATTCTCATGTTAAGAAATCGGGGAAGGTGCTGGTCCATTGCCACGCCGGTTTGGGTCGCACCGGTCTGATGATAGCTTGCTATCTGCTTTATGCACAGAAGATGCCAAGCGCGGATGTAATCGAACTCGTACGGCAAATGCGGCCGGGTGCGATACAAACGTCGAGGCAGGTGAAATTTATACACGACTTTGAGTCGCACCTGTGGAGGCTCTCACACACGTTTCGTGTTGAGGTATCTGAATCCGCTTTAGATATTGATTTGTTCTTGAAAAAGCAGCGGCTGCTCCTGCATGGAGACCATGCAGATTCTTATCGTTTTATCCCGATGACAATCCACCTTATTTTGTGTCAGTTGTTAAACCTCACAAAGGCGAATCCTTCTAACTCGGAGCTGTCCGTTAAATCTCTTGGCTCTGGCAGACTACCGGAAGGATCAGCATTAAATGACGTACGACGCTCCATCAACCGACGTACTTTTGATGCAACATCGGTGAATGATGTCAAGCTTCTTAGTTACTTAGTGTGGGATTGGTTCAAGTCCCTCTCATTCCCGGTCTTAACACCTGATGAAGCTTCCGCAATCGTTGCCTACATGCGCCAACCACCCGGGGAGCGGATCGCACTGCCAACGTTTATAAGGACAACCTTGAGGTTGTCCGTTGTTCAGACACTCGGGATGGTCTTGTCAGCATATCACATCATTTGTCTTAACATAAAGGAATCTCTGAAAGTGAGGGCACTACGATGCCTCACGGACTCATTCACCACCGTGCGTGATGGTGTCACAGTAAGAGGAGAGCCAGGAACGTTTGGACTTCTTTATGAATTCTTTGTAGACTGGGCTAGGTTGGATCAAGGTGGATGCTTTGATCTTGGCGGAGCTGGCTACCAAGACCATACAATTAGTGGGATCGCGGAAGAGTCTGCAGATGTGCTCTGA
- a CDS encoding ATP-dependent DEAD/H RNA helicase, putative, producing MDIFSALSTGAKFEPKKHGTAIKRFRQASGNREQTGALNLVSLSRGSVELPTPSHTLEIFGVPKRMRCQETSAEGDEESRGRCDTDTSSAATGHKPLKNMSVKRRRNIWRKNELDVTGMDVPQPIEHFSQLLRPPLSLDECLISNLFERNHRIPTPIQMQTIPCLVQGRDVLACAPTGSGKTVAFLIPMFARLGKPDRDAGVRALIITPTMELAEQIEREAFFLLKGKRWKLVQHGQTTRNKDIFITTPGRVSTLLERKLVDLSNIQYLVFDEGDRLWDSSTDNLRVMDIVLTACTYKEKVVALFTATLSEKIEAAARSVMGPDPVRIIVSGRAKANKNVKQELVFCGNELGKVVAIRNIVREGVTPPVLIFVQSIERTKELHEEIQCQGLRIAIMNAKMTHEERDETMMNFRLGKIWVLVTTELLSRGIDFKNVGTVINFDIPTTVESYIHRVGRCGRAGKTGKAITFFTEDDKHRIPPIARVMKESGSPIEDWMLEIKTHRSVRRRLQRTTPHRMIVSTRKRMLVADQRMKRQLRRLEYENAQKAEGQGVEEVQ from the coding sequence ATGGATATATTTAGTGCTCTTTCCACGGGAGCCAAATTTGAGCCCAAGAAACATGGAACTGCCATAAAGCGCTTCCGGCAGGCAAGTGGCAACAGGGAACAAACGGGGGCCCTGAATCTTGTGAGCCTTTCTCGAGGTAGCGTAGAGCTCCCAACGCCCAGCCATACCCTCGAAATATTTGGTGTGCCAAAGAGGATGAGGTGCCAGGAAACTTCCGCCGAGGGGGACGAGGAGTCCAGAGGACGGTGTGACACAGATACTTCCAGTGCTGCAACTGGTCACAAACCTCTTAAAAACATGTCCGTGAAGAGGAGACGTAACATTTGGAGAAAGAATGAACTGGATGTCACAGGTATGGACGTACCGCAGCCTATTGAACACTTCTCCCAACTCCTCAGGCCCCCACTTTCGCTTGATGAGTGTCTCATCTCCAATCTCTTTGAGCGGAACCACCGTATCCCGACTCCAATACAGATGCAGACTATTCCTTGCTTGGTTCAGGGGAGGGATGTGCTAGCGTGCGCCCCCACAGGGTCCGGCAAAACAGTTGCCTTTCTTATCCCCATGTTTGCTCGTTTGGGGAAGCCTGATAGGGATGCCGGGGTGCGTGCGTTGATAATTACCCCCACAATGGAACTGGCAGAGCAAATCGAGCGAGAGgcgttttttctcctcaaagggaaaaggtggaaGTTGGTCCAACACGGGCAGACAACTCGAAACAAGGACATATTCATTACCACGCCTGGACGGGTGTCGACGTTACTAGAGAGGAAGTTAGTTGATCTTAGTAACATTCAGTATCTCGTTTTTGACGAAGGAGATCGCCTGTGGGACTCTTCGACTGACAATCTCAGGGTGATGGATATTGTCCTTACGGCGTGCACTTATAAGGAGAAggttgttgctttgtttaCAGCCACATTAAGTGAAAAAATTGAAGCAGCTGCACGATCTGTGATGGGTCCCGATCCTGTTCGGATCATCGTTTCTGGTCGTGCGAAGGCGAACAAGAATGTGAAGCAGGAACTTGTGTTCTGTGGTAATGAGCTTGGGAAGGTTGTGGCGATACGTAACATTGTGCGTGAGGGTGTGACACCACCTGTGCTTATCTTCGTTCAGAGCATCGAGCGAACAAAGGAGCTTCATGAAGAGATACAATGCCAGGGGCTTCGTATTGCCATTATGAATGCGAAGATGACACATGAGGAACGAGACGAAACTATGATGAATTTCCGGCTTGGAAAAATATGGGTACTCGTGACTACTGAGCTTCTTTCACGGGGCATAGACTTCAAGAACGTTGGCACGGTTATAAATTTTGATATACCGACGACGGTGGAGTCCTACATCCACCGCGTTGGGAGGTGTGGAAGGGCTGGGAAGACAGGTAAGGCCATAACATTTTTTACTGAGGACGACAAACATCGTATCCCCCCTATCGCCCGTGTGATGAAAGAATCTGGGAGCCCCATCGAGGATTGGATGTTGGAAATAAAGACTCACCGTAGTGTCCGCCGCCGACTTCAGCGCACTACACCGCATCGGATGATAGTCAGTACAAGAAAGAGGATGCTCGTTGCGGATCAGCGAATGAAGCGGCAACTTCGGCGACTAGAGTACGAAAATGCACAAAAGGCTGAAGGCCAAGGCGTGGAAGAGGTGCAGTAG
- a CDS encoding hypothetical protein, conserved (GPI-Anchor Signal predicted for Tb11.01.5340 by DGPI v2.04, no cleavage site predicted) has protein sequence MSTSGIVRRLDEGMFTVYPYHSGWIVAPILLLLSAAFVPVGVLIIKESDSLLEVSVSYGGVNKYTYRVDAEDKYPHKFSFNGSNYSTGATTAISFKINETVRQPVYMQYRVTGFFQNYRRYRSSQDYNQLLYNPRSVSQDCEPFRYPGEVHKAAETGNVYFPCGSIAWSLFNDSFKLYKGNATSTLNDSELICDGSAFDADGKSSVGHSCRKNGIASNGDIKLFRSAKEPEDEGIWSSKGKSSSDDPYRKEGYYYGEPGHRIPSVRDEDFIVWASLGYTSEVTKMYRIIEKDLEQGDYRVEIVENFDVYSFKGEKYVVLTTRSWFGEKNHEMGITFLVVGCISFVLGLGVIIQQWVL, from the coding sequence ATGTCCACAAGTGGCATAGTCCGACGTCTTGATGAGGGGATGTTTACCGTATATCCGTACCATTCAGGTTGGATCGTCGCACCGATTTTACTGCTGCTTTCAGCGGCGTTTGTACCCGTTGGTGTCCTTATCATAAAGGAGAGCGACTCTCTTCTTGAAGTTAGCGTGAGTTACGGGGGAGTAAATAAGTATACATATCGCGTTGATGCTGAGGATAAGTATCCACATAAATTCTCCTTCAACGGCTCAAATTACTCCACGGGCGCAACGACGGCAATATCatttaaaataaatgaaaccGTTCGTCAGCCTGTATACATGCAATACCGTGTGACTGGgttttttcaaaattatcGGAGATACAGGTCCTCACAGGACTATAACCAGCTGCTGTACAACCCTCGCTCAGTTTCTCAGGACTGCGAGCCGTTCAGGTATCCTGGCGAGGTGCACAAGGCTGCTGAAACAGGCAATGTGTACTTTCCGTGTGGGTCAATAGCGTGGAGCCTATTTAATGACTCGTTTAAGCTGTACAAGGGGAATGCCACGAGCACACTCAACGATTCTGAACTAATTTGCGATGGATCTGCATTTGATGCTGATGGCAAGAGTTCGGTGGGCCATTCTTGCAGGAAAAACGGCATCGCCTCAAACGGTGACATTAAACTGTTTCGTAGCGCGAAAGAACCCGAAGATGAGGGTATTTGGTCGAGTAAAGGCAAAAGTTCCTCTGATGATCCttacaggaaagaaggataTTACTACGGCGAGCCTGGGCATCGAATACCCTCCGTAAGAGATGAAGATTTCATAGTCTGGGCGTCGCTGGGCTATACGTCAGAGGTGACAAAGATGTATCGCATCATCGAAAAGGACTTGGAGCAGGGTGACTACAGAGTAGAAATCGTGGAAAATTTTGACGTTTACTCGTTCAAAGGGGAGAAATACGTGGTTCTGACAACGCGATCGTGGTTCGGAGAGAAGAATCATGAAATGGGCATCACATTTCTTGTTGTGGGATGCATCTCGTTTGTTCTTGGCTTAGGTGTTATCATCCAGCAATGGGTTCTTTAG
- a CDS encoding centrin, putative: MEGPKLKGAARCAAVEKVESKTQLSIAISEKHKAQLREAFDFFDSDGTGRINAQDVKVAFCALGYEVGKEELTHLLRQVGASTTGVIDFNDFYSVIIAKIMQRENRSEAIRAFKLIDTGEKGYINVDDLRPIAASLQMNLTDDELAEMVLFAHPSATYSKADTEMKDPLTVSEEEFLKLMNRAHVY, encoded by the coding sequence ATGGAAGGGCCCAAGTTAAAGGGCGCGGCGAGATGTGCGGCAGTGGAGAAGGTTGAGTCTAAAACACAACTGTCAATAGCCATATCTGAGAAGCATAAGGCACAACTGCGAGAGGCGTTTGATTTCTTTGACTCAGACGGTACTGGCCGCATCAATGCGCAGGATGTTAAAGTTGCTTTTTGCGCTCTTGGCTATGAGGTGGGGAAGGAGGAGTTAACTCACCTCCTTCGACAGGTTGGCGCGTCCACTACTGGAGTGATTGACTTCAATGATTTTTACAGCGTTATTATCGCGAAAATAATGCAACGTGAAAATCGTTCTGAGGCTATACGTGCCTTCAAATTAATAGATACAGGTGAGAAGGGGTATATAAATGTAGATGATCTTCGTCCCATCGCTGCCTCGCTACAAATGAACTTGACAGATGATGAATTGGCGGAGATGGTTCTCTTCGCACATCCTTCTGCAACGTACAGTAAAGCTGACACGGAAATGAAGGACCCTCTCACAGTGAGCGAGGAGGAGTTCCTGAAGCTAATGAATCGAGCCCATGtgtactaa
- a CDS encoding profilin translates to MSWQSYVDDSLVGSGFMHSAAIVGLADGSYWAYGGTYVPQPEEVTHILKCLENFSLVQSSGVTICGVKFFGLQSGSEGQMKYIFFKKGAAGGCIYTSKQTAIIAVYGNPGDASALQQDLQKTEATYVAVNPADCNTTVKRIAEYLISLDY, encoded by the coding sequence ATGTCGTGGCAGTCCTACGTCGACGACAGCCTTGTTGGCAGTGGTTTCATGCACAGCGCAGCGATCGTTGGTCTTGCTGATGGGAGTTACTGGGCGTATGGAGGAACATATGTGCCGCAGCCTGAGGAGGTAACACACATTCTCAAGTGTCTGGAGAATTTCTCGCTCGTACAAAGTTCCGGTGTAACCATCTGTGGTGTCAAGTTCTTCGGTCTTCAGTCAGGATCCGAAGGTCAGATGAAGTACATATTCTTTAAGAAAGGAGCCGCAGGGGGTTGCATATACACTTCCAAACAAACTGCTATTATTGCTGTTTACGGCAACCCTGGTGATGCATCAGCCTTGCAGCAGGATCTCCAGAAGACCGAAGCTACATATGTGGCTGTCAATCCGGCAGACTGCAACACGACAGTAAAGAGAATTGCGGAGTATTTGATTAGCTTGGACTACTGA